The DNA window CCTCTCGCCGGATAAAATCTCGCGCGTGGTCAGGCTACCGTGGCGCACCAGCCAGTTGATAGATTACGTCATACCAATTCAAATTGCCGCCGAGTATCTCCTCTGGCAAAAACGGCCGCAAGCGCTCATCCTTGCTCCAGCCGCAGGCGATACGCTTTCGTATAGTAGATGGCTCACCAGCATGCATACCTATGGCCCGCGCGGTGATGTTCACTTTACGGAATCGACGCCGAGACTTGACTCCAAAGAAGAATTCAATCGATATATTGACCTGTGCGCCCACAATTTCAACTATGCCGCGCTTGCAAAAAACTCTGATTCGATTTCAGGAAAAAACCTCGAAAAGGAACTCGCTCCCGGTGACTTACTTATTGGGCATAACGAAACCGGGCTCAAAGGAAAGACCGTAATTCTTCTCAATGTCATCGTCAATAAGAAAAAGGGGAAACTCTATC is part of the Candidatus Zixiibacteriota bacterium genome and encodes:
- a CDS encoding DUF4846 domain-containing protein, giving the protein MNRSVTIVLLLYILTGCSPSVLSQSQKPDDKPLAWYQERYPYAGDWGKVFNQEMEFEWPEGYKRIDSSKLTPFQHWISFMPLWPYSKGVGSLKRGEVLSPDKISRVVRLPWRTSQLIDYVIPIQIAAEYLLWQKRPQALILAPAAGDTLSYSRWLTSMHTYGPRGDVHFTESTPRLDSKEEFNRYIDLCAHNFNYAALAKNSDSISGKNLEKELAPGDLLIGHNETGLKGKTVILLNVIVNKKKGKLYLVGLGCEFGCDLHIPLNGDNRRNPWLTLAQVKALLGEWPQSGFYRLKIE